A part of Cystobacter ferrugineus genomic DNA contains:
- a CDS encoding PQQ-dependent sugar dehydrogenase — MPSLRSSLLSLAFLAACSDGTGPDNLDLDSDNPESLSETIAAGFSITEVADFNSPWAMTFLPDGRMLVTEKAGTLHLVSADGTQRKTVTGTLPVSSAGQGGLLDVVLHPQFAQNRLVYFSYSESRSSGKGVALARGTFTDGTSPSLANVQVIFRATPYVSGDGHFSGRIAFSSDGHLFFTNGDRQKFDPAQDPAATLGKVLRLNDDGTPAAGNPLAARGFHPAVWSYGHRNLLGIAFDASGNLWEQEMGPQGGDEVNLVQPGLNYGWPNASNGSHYDGRDIPDHRAGDGYEPPKVWWNPVISPGGLMVYSGKLWPEWKGDLFIGGLSSKSLVRVDVNGTSASKGDQWNMNSRIREVEEGPDGSIWLLQDGQSGSQGKLLRLRPAP; from the coding sequence ATGCCATCTCTTCGTTCATCATTGCTCTCCCTCGCCTTCCTCGCCGCCTGCAGCGACGGGACGGGCCCCGACAATCTCGACCTGGATTCCGACAACCCGGAGAGCCTCTCCGAGACGATCGCCGCGGGCTTCTCCATCACCGAGGTCGCGGATTTCAATTCGCCCTGGGCGATGACCTTCCTGCCGGACGGCCGGATGCTGGTGACCGAGAAGGCGGGAACGCTCCACCTCGTCTCGGCGGACGGAACGCAGCGCAAGACCGTCACCGGCACGCTCCCCGTGTCCAGCGCGGGTCAGGGCGGACTGCTGGACGTGGTGCTCCATCCCCAGTTCGCGCAGAACCGGCTCGTCTACTTCAGCTACTCCGAGTCGCGCTCGAGCGGCAAGGGCGTGGCGCTCGCGCGGGGCACCTTCACCGACGGCACCTCGCCCTCGCTGGCCAACGTGCAGGTCATCTTCCGGGCCACGCCGTATGTGAGCGGAGATGGCCACTTCTCCGGCCGCATCGCCTTCTCTTCCGACGGCCACCTGTTCTTCACCAACGGAGATCGGCAGAAGTTCGATCCCGCCCAGGACCCCGCCGCCACGCTCGGCAAGGTGCTGCGCCTCAATGACGATGGCACCCCCGCCGCGGGCAACCCGCTGGCCGCCCGGGGCTTCCACCCCGCCGTCTGGTCCTATGGCCACCGCAACCTGCTCGGCATCGCCTTCGACGCGAGCGGCAATCTGTGGGAGCAGGAGATGGGTCCCCAGGGCGGCGACGAGGTGAACCTCGTCCAGCCCGGCCTCAACTACGGCTGGCCCAACGCCTCCAACGGCAGCCACTACGACGGCCGTGACATCCCCGACCACCGCGCGGGCGACGGCTACGAGCCGCCCAAGGTGTGGTGGAACCCCGTCATCTCGCCCGGCGGCTTGATGGTCTACTCGGGCAAGCTCTGGCCGGAGTGGAAGGGCGACCTGTTCATCGGCGGCCTGTCCAGCAAGTCGCTGGTGCGCGTCGACGTGAACGGCACCTCGGCGTCCAAGGGCGACCAGTGGAACATGAACAGCCGCATCCGCGAGGTCGAGGAGGGTCCGGACGGCAGCATCTGGCTGCTCCAGGACGGCCAGAGCGGCTCCCAGGGCAAGCTCCTGCGGCTGCGTCCCGCCCCCTAA
- a CDS encoding dienelactone hydrolase family protein: MPVQSIDIQTADGTMDTKLFSPEGQGPWPGVVRISDAGGTRPAFEEMAQRLASEGYVVLLPHVYYREGPEEGGRHIPIRAL; the protein is encoded by the coding sequence ATGCCCGTGCAATCGATTGACATCCAGACCGCCGACGGAACGATGGACACGAAGCTGTTCTCCCCCGAGGGCCAGGGCCCGTGGCCGGGCGTGGTCAGGATCTCGGACGCCGGGGGCACCCGTCCCGCGTTCGAGGAGATGGCGCAGCGGCTGGCGTCGGAGGGCTACGTGGTGTTGCTGCCCCACGTCTACTACCGCGAGGGCCCTGAAGAAGGAGGGCGTCACATTCCAATCCGAGCTCTATGA
- a CDS encoding dienelactone hydrolase family protein encodes MKKEGVTFQSELYEDSGHGFAVNGSPTFTPQASERHWKTMLALFGRTLRV; translated from the coding sequence CTGAAGAAGGAGGGCGTCACATTCCAATCCGAGCTCTATGAGGACTCGGGCCATGGCTTCGCCGTGAATGGCTCGCCGACCTTCACCCCTCAGGCCTCCGAGCGGCACTGGAAGACGATGCTCGCGCTGTTCGGCCGCACCCTGCGCGTCTGA
- a CDS encoding LysR family transcriptional regulator: MDELADLTAFLTVAREGGFRSAARVAGSSASRMGDAVRRLEARLGVRLLHRTTRSVTLTDAGARLLERLAPALSEVRSALDVVNDFRDRPAGRLRLNVPIAAARLVLPRIVPPFLAKYPDICLEVIAEERLVDVVAEGYDAGIRYEERLAQDMVAVPIGPRVQRFATAASPAYLARRGRPKHPRELLDHDCLGGRFVSGSLHAWEFECDGVTLSVDPKGPLIVGLGTTTDLAVDAAVAGTGIIYDFEDWLRPFIDRGELEPVLESWWPSFSGPFLYYPGRHHLPTPLRAFIDFVRSMQP; encoded by the coding sequence ATGGATGAACTCGCTGATCTCACGGCATTCTTGACGGTCGCTCGCGAGGGCGGATTCCGCAGCGCTGCTCGCGTGGCTGGCAGCAGCGCTTCGCGCATGGGAGACGCTGTCCGTCGGCTGGAAGCCCGGCTCGGCGTTCGGTTACTCCATCGAACCACGCGCAGCGTGACGCTGACGGACGCAGGGGCTCGGCTGCTCGAGCGGCTCGCGCCCGCGCTCAGCGAGGTGCGCTCGGCGTTGGACGTGGTCAACGACTTCCGCGACCGACCCGCAGGACGCCTGCGGCTCAACGTACCGATCGCGGCAGCGCGGCTCGTGCTGCCGCGCATCGTGCCGCCGTTCCTCGCGAAGTACCCCGACATTTGTCTGGAGGTGATCGCCGAGGAGCGCCTCGTCGACGTGGTGGCCGAGGGCTATGACGCGGGCATCCGCTACGAAGAGCGGCTCGCGCAGGACATGGTGGCGGTTCCGATCGGTCCTCGCGTCCAGCGATTCGCGACAGCCGCCTCGCCCGCATACCTCGCTCGTCGTGGGCGCCCCAAACATCCGCGCGAGCTCCTGGACCATGATTGCCTGGGGGGGCGGTTTGTGAGTGGCTCGCTGCATGCGTGGGAGTTCGAATGCGACGGAGTGACCCTCAGCGTCGATCCGAAGGGACCGCTGATTGTCGGCCTTGGCACGACCACCGACCTCGCAGTGGATGCGGCCGTGGCTGGCACCGGGATCATCTACGACTTCGAGGATTGGCTTCGTCCCTTCATCGACCGAGGCGAACTCGAACCCGTGCTCGAATCGTGGTGGCCGAGCTTCTCTGGGCCGTTTCTTTACTACCCCGGCCGTCACCACCTCCCGACGCCGCTGCGTGCGTTCATTGACTTCGTCAGATCGATGCAGCCCTGA
- a CDS encoding aldo/keto reductase family oxidoreductase, which translates to MGNLDQQRIFAVTHSHISGSYRIGTHTVRRVGYGAMQLAGPGVFGPPKDRKAAVAVLQEAIAQGVDHLDTSDIYGPHVTNQIIREALHPYRDGLLIATKVGAVRGPNGSWEPAFSTADLERAVHDNLRNLGLDVLDVVNFRAMFSVEGPAEGSIEAPLTALAELQRRGLIRHIGLSNVTPTQVAEGRKIAEIVCVQNHYNLTHRRDDALIDQLAARGTAYVPYFPLGGFTPLQSSALNDVAARLGATPMQVALAWLLHRSPNVLLIPGTSSVTHLRENLASAALTLSAEDMDTLNRLAERT; encoded by the coding sequence GTGGGCAACCTCGATCAACAAAGGATCTTCGCCGTGACCCACAGTCACATCTCAGGCAGCTATCGCATCGGCACACACACCGTTCGCCGCGTGGGTTACGGCGCAATGCAGCTCGCTGGCCCCGGCGTCTTCGGTCCGCCCAAGGACCGCAAGGCAGCGGTCGCCGTGCTGCAAGAGGCCATCGCCCAGGGCGTCGACCATCTCGACACCAGTGACATCTACGGCCCCCACGTGACCAACCAGATCATCCGTGAGGCGCTGCACCCGTATCGCGACGGTCTGCTGATCGCCACGAAGGTTGGCGCGGTGCGCGGTCCCAACGGTTCGTGGGAGCCTGCGTTCTCGACCGCTGACCTCGAGCGCGCTGTCCACGACAACCTGCGCAATCTCGGGCTGGATGTGCTCGATGTCGTGAACTTCCGTGCGATGTTCAGCGTCGAGGGCCCGGCTGAAGGCTCGATCGAGGCGCCGCTCACCGCGCTCGCGGAGCTTCAGCGGCGCGGCCTCATCCGCCACATCGGATTGAGCAACGTCACGCCGACGCAGGTCGCCGAGGGTCGCAAGATCGCCGAGATCGTCTGCGTGCAGAACCACTACAATCTGACGCACCGGCGTGACGACGCCCTGATCGACCAGCTCGCCGCCAGGGGTACGGCCTACGTGCCGTACTTCCCGCTGGGCGGGTTCACGCCGCTGCAATCGAGCGCGCTGAACGACGTGGCCGCGCGGCTGGGCGCGACACCCATGCAGGTTGCGCTGGCCTGGCTCCTACACCGGTCCCCCAACGTGCTTCTCATTCCAGGCACGTCGTCGGTCACACACCTCAGGGAGAACCTCGCAAGTGCCGCGCTCACCCTGAGCGCTGAGGACATGGACACCTTGAACCGTCTTGCCGAGCGGACCTGA